Proteins co-encoded in one Prunus persica cultivar Lovell chromosome G6, Prunus_persica_NCBIv2, whole genome shotgun sequence genomic window:
- the LOC18775448 gene encoding 3-dehydrosphinganine reductase TSC10A, translated as MAYFNLSFLALLLLLLPPLALLLILYLIVRPRPVKIPIKNRHVFITGGSSGIGLALAHQAASEGARVSILARSIDKLEEAKKYIQLSTGIDVSIFSADVRDYDAVSKAVEEADPIDVLIVNQGVFVPDELEKQGLDEVKFMVDVNLIGSFNMIKAALPKMKKGDSIPRSIALMSSQAGQVGIYGYTAYSASKFGLRGLAEALQQEVISHDIHVSLIFPPDTDTPGLTEEMKKRPQLSSIIAESSGMMKAEEVAKKAFEGIKSAAFIVPCNLEGALLSIATAGMSPQRSFVMAFVEVVAAGLVRLVALFFQWNWYNGIHKWHAQNKRA; from the exons ATGGCATACTTCAACCTCTCTTTCCTcgccctcctcctcctcctcctgccCCCACTCGCTCTCCTTCTCATCCTCTACCTCATAGTCCGGCCCCGCCCTGTCAAGATCCCAATCAAGAACCGCCACGTGTTCATCACCGGAGGTTCCAGCGGAATCGGGCTGGCATTGGCCCATCAGGCCGCCTCCGAGGGTGCCCGAGTCTCCATCCTCGCCCGCTCCATCGACAAGCTCGAGGAAGCAAAGAAGTACATCCAACTCTCCACGGGCATTGACGTGTCGATCTTCTCTGCTGACGTTCGTGACTACGATGCAGTATCAAAAGCGGTGGAGGAGGCAGACCCCATTGATGTGCTGATTGTCAACCAAGGGGTCTTCGTCCCTGATGAACTCGAGAAGCAGGGATTGGATGAGGTGAAGTTCATGGTGGACGTAAATCTGATCGGCAGCTTCAACATGATCAAAGCTGCTTTGCCCAAAATGAAGAAAGGAGACAGTATACCCCGTTCGATTGCTCTCATGTCTTCCCAAGCTGGTCAAGTTGGTATCTACGGCTACACAGCTTACTCTGCGAGCAAGTTTGGGCTTCGTGGGTTGGCCGAAGCTCTGCAACAAGAGGTGATATCTCATGATATTCATGTTTCTCTTATATTCCCTCCGGACACAGACACCCCTGGTCTCACTGAAG AGATGAAAAAGCGGCCGCAACTATCTAGCATTATAGCAGAGTCATCAGGGATGATGAAAGCTGAAGAAGTTGCGAAGAAGGCTTTTGAGGGGATCAAGTCTGCTGCTTTTATTGTGCCTTGTAACCTTGAAGGGGCGTTGCTGTCTATTGCCACTGCTGGGATGTCTCCTCAGAGATCGTTTGTTATGGCATTTGTTGAAGTGGTTGCTGCTGGTTTGGTTCGTCTTGTTGCTCTATTTTTTCAGTGGAATTGGTATAATGGTATACACAAGTGGCATGCACAGAACAAAA gGGCCTAG
- the LOC109949561 gene encoding proline-rich receptor-like protein kinase PERK2, protein MAFPKLFFISSLLVVILSASSTQMSHAARHLLDTPAAAPPPTLAIPTIPSLPIPTQLPPLPSLPTLPKPSNTLPTLPTAPALPKTTLPPLPSTPLPTLPTAPTLPKPATLPPLPSTQLPTLPTTLPPLPTSQPQIPSLPKSTLPTVPTTLPPLPANPLPSFPSTIPSIPTIPSTIPSIPFFSPPPSN, encoded by the coding sequence ATGGCTTTTCCCAAGCTTTTCTTCATTTCGTCTTTGCTGGTGGTGATTTTGTCAGCCTCAAGCACCCAAATGAGCCATGCAGCTCGCCACCTTTTGGACACACCAGCAGCAGCTCCACCCCCAACACTGGCAATCCCAACAATCCCCTCTCTGCCAATTCCCACTCAACTGCCTCCATTGCCTTCACTACCAACACTTCCCAAGCCCTCAAACACCTTGCCTACACTTCCAACTGCCCCAGCTCTGCCCAAGACCACATTGCCTCCGCTTCCCTCAACCCCATTGCCTACGCTTCCAACTGCTCCAACTCTGCCAAAGCCGGCCACGTTGCCACCGTTGCCCTCTACCCAATTGCCTACTCTCCCAACTACTCTGCCTCCGTTGCCAACCTCCCAACCCCAAATCCCATCTTTGCCAAAATCCACATTGCCTACGGTGCCCACAACCCTCCCTCCACTGCCAGCCAACCCACTTCCCTCGTTCCCCTCAACAATCCCTTCAATTCCCACAATTCCATCAACTATTCCATCGATTCCATTCTTCTCCCCACCCCCATCAAATTAA
- the LOC18773123 gene encoding glycine, alanine and asparagine-rich protein, giving the protein MVGIEGIVEGNEGSGLAGNGGRVVGTVGNVDFGKDGIWGREVGNGGRVVGRVGNWVEGNGGNVAGFGKVGAVGSVGNGVEGSGGNVVLGRVGAVGSVGKVFEGLGSVGSEGKGGS; this is encoded by the coding sequence ATGGTGGGGATTGAAGGGATTGTTGAGGGGAATGAGGGAAGTGGGTTGGCGGGCAATGGAGGGAGGGTTGTGGGCACCGTAGGCAATGTGGATTTTGGCAAAGATGGGATTTGGGGTAGGGAGGTTGGGAATGGGGGCAGAGTAGTTGGGAGAGTAGGCAATTGGGTAGAGGGCAACGGTGGCAACGTGGCCGGCTTTGGCAAAGTTGGAGCAGTTGGAAGCGTAGGCAATGGGGTTGAGGGAAGTGGAGGCAATGTGGTCTTGGGCAGAGTTGGGGCAGTTGGAAGTGTAGGCAAGGTGTTTGAGGGCCTGGGAAGTGTTGGTAGTGAAGGCAAAGGAGGCAGCTGA
- the LOC18775406 gene encoding uncharacterized protein LOC18775406 encodes MAASNSGTVSLKLLIDTTRNKVLFAEAGKDFVDFLFTLLSLPAGTIIRLLSKDAMVGSLGKLYESVETLNDEYLQPNLNKDTLLKPKEPVAAGPNLLGLLTDVKSDAPKTIYRCSNGSCIYRISYVADDPKAICPGCKHSMTTAVTYVASPTSEVQATYSGAGKVGYVKGLVTYMIMDDLEVKPLSTISCITLLSRFSVKDVGVLEEKVVDLGMDEGVKLLKASLQTKSVLTQVFLR; translated from the exons ATGGCAGCCTCTAACTCTGGCACCGTTAGTTTGAAGCTCCTCATTGACACAACGCGCAATAAAGTTCTGTTTGCTGAAGCGGGTAAGGACTTTGTGGactttctcttcactctcctGTCTCTTCCGGCTGGCACTATCATCAGGCTGCTCTCTAAGGATGCCATGGTTGGTAGCTTAGGCAAACTTTATGAGAGCGTTGAAACTCTCAACGACGAATATTTGCAGCCCAATCTTAACAAAGACACCCTCCTGAAACCAAAAGAACCCGTTGCTGCTGGACCTAACCTCCTTGGTTTGTTAACCGATGTCAAATCTGATGCTCCAAAGACGATCTACCGTTGTTCGAATGGTAGTTGCATCTACCGCATCTCTTATGTGGCTGACGACCCTAAAGCCATATGTCCAGGGTGCAAGCACTCCATGACCACCGCCGTTACTTATGTTGCTTCACCGACTAGTGAGGTACAGGCTACTTATTCCGGTGCTGGCAAGGTAGGGTATGTGAAGGGCCTTGTTACATACATGATAATGGATGATCTCGAAGTGAAGCCCTTGTCTACTATTTCTTGTATCACTTTGCTCAGCCGGTTCAGTGTTAAGGATGTTGGTGTCCTTGAAGAGAAGGTGGTTGATCTAGGAATGGATGAG GGTGTGAAACTACTAAAGGCATCATTGCAGACAAAGTCAGTTCTCACCCAAGTGTTCCTTAGGTAG